From a region of the Helianthus annuus cultivar XRQ/B chromosome 5, HanXRQr2.0-SUNRISE, whole genome shotgun sequence genome:
- the LOC110940968 gene encoding DNA-directed RNA polymerases II, IV and V subunit 9A yields the protein MSTMKFCRECNNILYPKEDKEQKILLYACRNCDHQEVADNNCVYRNEIHHAVGERTQVLQDVAADPTLPRTKSVRCAQCGHGEAVFFQATARGEEGMTLFFVCCNPNCGHRWRD from the exons ATGAGTACCATGAAGTTTTGCCGAGAATG CAACAACATTCTCTACCCTAAGGAAGATAAAGAACAGAAGATCCTCCTCTATGCTTGCCGCAACTGTGATCATCAG GAAGTTGCAGATAACAACTGTGTGTACAGAAACGAGATACACCATGCTGTGGGGGAACGGACTCAAGTTTTGCAGGATGTTGCTGCGGATCCAACCCTTCCACGTACAAAATCAGTTAGGTGTGCTCAATGTGGTCATGGAGAAGCTGTTTTCTTTCAG GCAACTGCTAGAGGCGAAGAAGGTATGACATTGTTTTTCGTGTGCTGCAACCCCAACTGTGGCCATCGAT